Proteins encoded by one window of Arachis ipaensis cultivar K30076 chromosome B04, Araip1.1, whole genome shotgun sequence:
- the LOC107635678 gene encoding uncharacterized protein LOC107635678 has product MGEKEKEKEKNKKNKKQKHQHPNNDQTIKHQDFSFKPSSEVKGLRFGGQFIVKSFTIRRAKPLELLKVLSFPPTKTNNNNKNNKNNSNTKVLPFPSTTCFLPTNFTILAHHAWHTLTLGLGTKKSKVLVFVFENEAMKSQVDRTWPHEIALGEVNKKLIRGLVGSEMARFKFRKGCITFYVYAVRQIGSFGFSCSEDLRTVLQSVVELKDFLDHTAMLSMPNQRSITHQVPAAMAH; this is encoded by the coding sequence atgggagaaaaagaaaaagaaaaagagaagaacaagaagaacaagaagcaaAAACACCAACACCCCAATAATGATCAAACAATAAAGCATCAAGATTTCTCATTCAAACCAAGCTCAGAGGTAAAGGGTCTAAGATTTGGAGGCCAATTCATAGTGAAATCATTCACAATAAGAAGAGCAAAACCATTGGAGCTTCTCAAAGTTCTTTCATTCCCACCAAccaaaaccaacaacaacaacaagaacaacaagaataatAGTAACACTAAGGTTCTTCCATTCCCATCAACAACATGTTTTCTTCCCACAAACTTCACAATCTTAGCACACCATGCTTGGCACACCCTAACACTTGGCCTAGGAACAAAGAAGTCAAAGGTTCTTGTGTTTGTGTTTGAGAATGAAGCAATGAAGTCACAAGTTGATAGAACATGGCCACATGAGATTGCTCTTGGTGAAGTCAACAAGAAACTCATTAGAGGCCTTGTTGGTTCTGAGATGGCAAGGTTCAAATTCAGAAAAGGTTGCATCACTTTCTATGTCTATGCTGTTAGGCAAATTGGTAGCTTTGGATTCTCTTGTTCTGAGGATCTTAGAACTGTTCTTCAATCTGTTGTGGAGCTTAAAGATTTCTTGGATCACACTGCCATGCTTTCTATGCCAAATCAAAGAAGCATTACTCATCAGGTACCAGCAGCCATGGCTCACTAA